The genomic interval ATATATAGATAAAAGGAAACGAATCTCATGAAGAGAAAAGTTTTCCTCAAATGACTTTATTTAGTTATGTTTACTAATAATTATTTATTGTTTTCCACTAACTGTTGCGTCTGCAGGTGTAGTAGAATCTGCGGATTTATCTTCTTGTTTAACGGCTGCTAGTGCCTCACTTATTGACTTTAAACCAGTATCAACAGTATTTCTAATAGCTATTATAAGAGTACTTAAAGTCTTACCAACAGCACTAGCAGCAACACCATTAACTGCATTGGCATATTTATCATCATTATTAGCAGCAAATTTACCATCTTTAGCCATAGCTCTCAAAGCAATACCAGCAGCAATCACTGCATCTTTCTGTGCTGATGCACCAAAATCTTTATTATCATCTTTCTTAGCAGCAGCAATGTCAGCTGCATTTTTTGCTTCCTCAATTTTAATCTCACCAGTACCAGCCTCACCCGAATTAGCAATAGCTTGTAATATGTCAGCACCAGTCACTGCTCCTATTGATGCACTTGCAACAGCAGCTTGTGCTTCCTCAGCATTAGCTTTACCACCAAGCAACTTCCCAACTACTTTATTCTTCTCTCCACTAGTTTTAGTAGCATCTGGATTTCCTTCATTGTCTTTTAATACTACACCAACTATTGTTTTAATCCCTTTAACAAGTGTGTTTACTGCATCTTTATTAGCCGGTGCAGCATCAGTATCTTTAACAGCATTACCAATAGCATCGCTACCAGTAGCCCCTGTTGCTGCTATCTTAGCCCCATCAGCAATCTTGTCTAATGTGTTAGTGATAAATGTATCAACAACAGATTTAACTTTTGGATAATTATCATTCTTAGCAACAACATCATTTAGTTTGGCTTTAACTGTGTTCATAGTGTTTGCAATATCATTGAAATACTTCCCTACTTCACTCTTTTTAGTATCTGCTTTAATACCAAAAGCACCAGCAACCATATCAGAAAGAGAAGTAAAAACATCTAAGAAGCCTTTACCTAAATTAGCAATAGAAGTTAAGAATAAGGTTTTAGGATCCTCAGTCTTAGCACTGCCACTGCCACAACTAAGAAGTAAAAATAAAGTCATTAATAACGCACTTAAAGTAATTCTTTTCATTATTACGTGCCTCCTTATTACTTAGGGTAGGCAAGATGGTTAAAAACCTTTGATAAAGCATAAAAACAGAAGATAAAAGAATAAGTACTTTAACATCGCAGAGATTGTGTGTGATTCAACGATTAATGAAGTTAAATTGTATTTAAAAATTTAGTGTTTTGTAAAAAAAATAATTGATAATATATCAATTAAATAAATTCACTTTACTAACAATGACATTAATGCTAAAAATATTCCTATATTAAGGGTAATAAGAGTACCAAACATCCAACCATGAAGTCTTAGTGTACTCTTAAGTTCCATTTTGTTAACATCAATCTTAGTATCGAGATCTTTAATATCAGATTTTAATTCACTTCTAACGTTATCAATCTTAGTATCGAGGTCCTTAATGTCTGATTTCAGTTCACTTCTAACGTTGTCAATCTTGTTATCAAGTTCATTAAATTTAGTATCAATCTTATTATTAAGATTATTTTCAACAGTGTATATCTTAGTATTAAGTTCATTGAATTTAGTATCGAATTTATTGTCCAGGTCTCTAATATCAGATTTTAAGGTTGTCTCAACCCTTTGAATCTCAGCTTGTAATAGTGATTCAACTTTTTCAAGCTTAAGGTTAAAATTATTCTCAACAGTATTAATCTTGTTATCAAGTTCATTAAATTTAGTATCGATTTTGGTATCAAGTTCATCCTTAACACTACTAATCTCATCTTCTAAGTGTTTCAACTTTA from Borrelia turicatae 91E135 carries:
- a CDS encoding variable large family protein translates to MKRITLSALLMTLFLLLSCGSGSAKTEDPKTLFLTSIANLGKGFLDVFTSLSDMVAGAFGIKADTKKSEVGKYFNDIANTMNTVKAKLNDVVAKNDNYPKVKSVVDTFITNTLDKIADGAKIAATGATGSDAIGNAVKDTDAAPANKDAVNTLVKGIKTIVGVVLKDNEGNPDATKTSGEKNKVVGKLLGGKANAEEAQAAVASASIGAVTGADILQAIANSGEAGTGEIKIEEAKNAADIAAAKKDDNKDFGASAQKDAVIAAGIALRAMAKDGKFAANNDDKYANAVNGVAASAVGKTLSTLIIAIRNTVDTGLKSISEALAAVKQEDKSADSTTPADATVSGKQ
- the bdr gene encoding Bdr family repetitive protein — its product is MGLAQPVITQQMVISELTKAGINRDIAIDLSYRYYKNELTYKDIEFLKENFDIKLKHLEDEISSVKDELDTKIDTKFNELDNKINTVENNFNLKLEKVESLLQAEIQRVETTLKSDIRDLDNKFDTKFNELNTKIYTVENNLNNKIDTKFNELDNKIDNVRSELKSDIKDLDTKIDNVRSELKSDIKDLDTKIDVNKMELKSTLRLHGWMFGTLITLNIGIFLALMSLLVK